A region of Micromonospora chokoriensis DNA encodes the following proteins:
- the pafA gene encoding Pup--protein ligase, translating to MERRIFGLETEYGVTCTYRGQRRLSPDEVARYLFRRVVSWGRSSNVFLRNGARLYLDVGSHPEYATPECDSVTDLVAHDRAGERILEGLLVDAEKRLHDEGIAGEIYLFKNNTDSAGNSYGCHENYLVSRHGEFGRLADVLIPFLVTRQLICGAGKVLQTPRGAVYCLSQRAEHIWEGVSSATTRSRPIINTRDEPHADAERYRRLHVIVGDSNMNEVTTLLKVGTADIVLRMIEAGVVMRDLSLENPIRAIREVSHDITGRRKVRLANGKEVSALDIQQEYLAKATEFVERRGGDQAAKRVVELWGRVLNAVETGDLEPVSREIDWVSKLRLIERYQRKHDLPLSHPRVAQMDLAYHDVRRGRGLYGLLERRGEVDRVATDPEIFEAKETPPQTTRARLRGEFIRHAQEKRRDFTVDWVHLKLNDQAQRTVLCKDPFRAYDERVERLIASM from the coding sequence CGGGCAGCGGCGGCTGTCCCCGGACGAGGTCGCGCGCTATCTGTTCCGGCGCGTGGTGTCCTGGGGTCGGTCGAGCAACGTCTTCCTGCGTAACGGGGCCCGTCTCTACCTGGACGTCGGGTCGCACCCGGAGTACGCGACACCGGAGTGCGACTCGGTGACCGACCTGGTCGCCCACGACCGGGCCGGCGAGCGGATCCTGGAGGGCCTGCTCGTCGACGCGGAGAAGCGACTGCACGACGAGGGCATCGCGGGTGAGATCTACCTGTTCAAGAACAACACCGACTCGGCCGGCAACTCGTACGGCTGCCACGAGAACTACCTGGTCTCCCGACACGGCGAGTTCGGCCGGCTCGCCGACGTGCTCATCCCGTTCCTCGTCACCAGGCAGTTGATCTGCGGGGCCGGCAAGGTCCTGCAGACCCCGCGCGGCGCGGTCTACTGCCTGTCGCAGCGGGCCGAGCACATCTGGGAGGGCGTCTCCTCGGCGACCACCCGCAGCCGCCCGATCATCAACACCCGCGACGAGCCGCATGCCGACGCCGAGCGCTACCGGCGGCTGCACGTGATCGTCGGTGACTCCAACATGAACGAGGTCACCACGCTGCTCAAGGTCGGCACCGCCGACATCGTGCTGCGGATGATCGAGGCCGGGGTGGTGATGCGCGACCTGTCCCTGGAGAACCCGATCCGGGCGATCCGGGAGGTGTCGCACGACATCACCGGCCGGCGCAAGGTGCGACTGGCCAACGGCAAGGAGGTCAGTGCCCTGGACATCCAGCAGGAATACCTGGCCAAGGCGACCGAGTTCGTCGAGCGCCGGGGTGGCGACCAGGCCGCCAAGCGGGTCGTCGAGCTGTGGGGTCGGGTGCTCAACGCGGTGGAGACCGGCGACCTCGAACCGGTCTCGCGGGAGATCGACTGGGTCAGCAAGCTGCGGCTGATCGAGCGCTACCAGCGCAAGCACGACCTGCCGTTGTCGCACCCCCGGGTGGCGCAGATGGATCTGGCCTACCACGACGTACGTCGCGGACGCGGCCTCTACGGGTTGTTGGAGCGCCGCGGCGAGGTCGACCGGGTGGCCACCGACCCGGAGATCTTCGAGGCGAAGGAGACCCCGCCGCAGACCACGCGGGCCCGGCTGCGCGGCGAGTTCATCCGGCACGCGCAGGAGAAGCGCCGCGACTTCACCGTCGACTGGGTGCACCTGAAGCTCAACGACCAGGCGCAACGCACAGTGCTCTGCAAGGACCCGTTCCGGGCGTACGACGAGCGGGTGGAGCGGCTGATCGCCAGCATGTGA